The genomic segment tgggtttgaTTCGAGTGTTCATCATGTTCTTgtgtaaatttaaataatttctccTCTTTTGatctttgttatttcttttatggTTTTGGGTCATGTTTGTGGGTTTTTGTTCtcattttttatacttttgcaAAACAGATCTCAAATAATTTTCAGAAATTCTGAAAACTTTCAAggaccattttaaaattatttatggatcCCTTGCCTATTTCCcaaccattttatttaatatttaggtTGTAAACTTGTATTGTAAAATACTAACCTGATATTAAACAcacttgtttttctttgaaatttcaggaaaaaaaacacgaaaaaataaaaaagttcttattttgaaaatatacacTTTTATTTGTGTGCAAATGTCcaagtttctaaaaaataaattatattttcataatttagcatactaaaaatttcaaaaatagtcattttattttgcatgcattttggacttaataactagtttattaaaatcattagatTTTTTCCTACAttgtaaaaaaaccaattttttaatatactagaTTATAAACTTATAGATAAGAAGTATTCCcgatattgaataaaaagaaaactttttttattttttttatgttttgattttagaacGGCTAGGATTTTAACCTGATAATATAAGGATTTCCTTAccaaggaggacttttcttaaaccttgaCAGATTAAcagttagaaaacacaacaatatcatagtttatatcaaacaaaaaaataatgcagcttattataggtagggtgcactaggaGTGATGATTTTTCACCTTGCGCATCTAGTCCGCTTACCCGAATTCTCGTAAACCATTAGATTTTCTAATAACTATAATACTAGATAGCGACTTCTGAACAtttcaaatcatatattttttttatttttcaaacatatCCAAAATCCCTATCAATTCAGGAACTATACCCGTCGTCCGATGTCGTGCACAATAAGACTGGGAGGAACAATTGTTCTTTTGCTAatgcattatgttttttttttgccattttttATCGGTCCTTTCTGTCATGTTGgggtgatttttttgtatttgcaaTTGGATTGCTCATTCTGgcaatttttaatgttttgactttagaacggttaagattttaacttgataagataaggatttcCTTACCATTgaaaacttttcttaaaccttagatagaTTAATAGTTAGAAAACACAGCAATATCATAGtttatatcaaacaaaaaaataatgcagCTTATTATAGGTAAGGTGCACTGAAAGTAATGAGTTTTCACCTTGCGTATTTAGTCCACTTGCCCAGACTCTCGTAAACCATTAGATTTTCTAATGATTATAATACTAAGTAGCGAGTCCTGAaactttcaaatcaattttttttaatttttaaaatatatccaaaATCCCTATCAGTTCAGGAACTATACCCTTCGCCGTGCACAATAAGACCGGGAGGAACAATTGTTATTTTACTAATGCATTATGTTGTTTTTTGCCGTTTTTTGCCATTTTTTGCCGGTCGTTTCTGTCATGTTggggtgatttttttatatctgcAAGTGGATTGCTCATTCTGGCAATTAATAAGTTTCCCTGCTTAGAAGATCCGAGTTTAATATCCAAGAACCCTTTATTATTATCAGGTTGAACTAACCAACCGAATACTCTTCCAGAACAagttaagaaaacataaaatgcCACAATAGAATGGACTTGGATACACTCTCCATTTGcagtattatatatttattcaatcCCCAGCTTCTGTTTGAAGATCTGCAAAATGACTTCATAAACCTCCTTTTGGTCACTTAAAGACTTGGAGACGCTCTCCTTTTGCAAGCATCTCTCACCCCACTCCACGAGCTTAGGGAACTCGGCACCCATGCTCCAGTTTCCTAGGGTCTCAAATGTGTAAAAGAAGCTGTGGAATGAAATAAGTGCCAAGTCTATATAGCCAAAGCTCTCATCCCCAAAATATAGCTTGTCTCCGAGTTCTTCTTCCAAGATTTTAAAGCACTGAATCAAGTCCTTCTTCGATGATTCCTTGAGCTCACCTTCAGATGCCCATAGATTCCTTCCAGTAGGATACATCTGGACGAAACCAGTTTGCATGTCATTACTTCATTAATGTTTCCTTTTAAAAAGTAAACACAGTAAGACacagaaaaagaaatttcatcAGTTCTAAGAACTTACCTTCTTGTCGATGTAGTCAGCCCAAAACCTGGCATGTGCTCGTCGATAAGGATCAGAAGGCAACAATGAAGGTTTATGGCTCCAAGCTTCATCAATATATTGAACTATGACCATTGACTCACAGATGGGTCTCCCATTATGGATTAAGACAGGGATTTTCTGATGAACTGGGTTCGTCTTGAGAAGAGTAGAGCTCTTGTTGCGCAAGTCCTCTACCTCAGATTTATATTCTATTCCCTTCTCTTCCAAAGCTATCCTCACCCTTGCTGCAAAAGGACTAAGCTTCAAATCCAGTAGAACTACTTCATTAGCCATTTGTTGCACAAAGAGAATCAAGATTTTTCTCAgtaatttgtttcctttttcaatTGCAATGTGGAACTGAGGCGAAAACAAGAATTTATAGCAGAACATGAGACCTTTGTGGAGTGTTTCAGTTTCCCTTGAATTTCTAGGTGCATCGCTTTTGTTGTCATTGCTTGCATCAGAATGGTCAACATTATTGTTGACAGGTTGGGATTTTCCTAGGAAACCTCCTCGCAACATTTTGTCCAAATATTCttcttgtaaaaatattaaagtgaaTTTGACTAAGTCATCACAAGAGAAGGATCCAGAATTTTCCTGGGAAACCTCCTCGCAACAATGCCAAGATTTTTTTCGCCCTCGTTTCATCGCATAAGGCaggataaaaattaaagcaGCGGCTCTTTATTAGATTTCAACAAACAAGAAATCAAAACGTTACCATGGCAAAGTAGTGGTGGAATAACTAAAAGCCAGTTTTACTCCCcgtttttctagattttttcttcaaaagaaagtaattaaaatatgaaagaagtgTTTGATAAGAATTTTGAAATTAGCTGTTTAAATTTTGAGAGTAAGAgggtaatttttataaaaacagaTTAAATGTATATTAGATTTCACTTCAAAAACTATgagtaattaatgttttatatatatatatatatatatatatatatatatataaaaataaaatgctacttaaatattttaaaattagctAACCTCAATCATATTGATTAATTTcatatatagtaattaaataatatttaattagttacaTAGTTAATAatcttaaatattataaaatttaataattataaatattctaaaattaactaatcttaattattttattttaagtttatggattttaaatttatatggatcttaattaaattatatagtagttctatttattaaaaaaaaaacagatgggTAAAgccaaaaaaaggaaagaaagactgGCTATCAAAATAGATGGTCAGCAAAGATTTGTTTTCCTTATTAATCGTGGAATTTCATATATAGCAAGCACATAAAGTCAGAATTAAGGACTGCAAAGTCAGAATTAAGGACGGAAAGTAGACACCCAAGGGTTCTTTATTTGCGTCGGCAACCTTTTATTACACCTAAGTCAACAACGcgcccatatatatatatatatatatatatatatatatatatatatatggaagttTTTGGCATTATTTTTAGGAATTTGGCACGAAGTTTTAAAATTCGATCCGGTCATTGATTCGGTCCAGTAATTAGATTATGGGTCAGATAAGTTAACCcgggtaaaaaaaaactatataaaacacCTAACTAATTACAAATTTACAATGCAACACTTacataaaccaaatttaaattttaaaccaacaacatcaatttaattcaatatccaaaacacaaaccaaatacaaattctaaaatattttaaacaaaacatccaacaatataaattctaaaatattttaaacaaaacatccaataacataaattctaaatcaacaacACATTCATTTTTGTTGAATGAACACATTAAGTTCTTTTGTGTCCATGGGAGCAAAATTTGGATCAAATATCGATGGAAATGATTCAATCTCATCAACACCTAATAAATCATCAGCATGCTCCTTTGAAACTTCATCATCACAATCATCTTCAATCTCATTAACATTTATGACATCTACATTTCaaacataattaacaaataaatattatgtgttaaacaatactttatttaaataatatttatcactaaataatcaatcaataatTACCATCATCTAAAGTATCTTGTATTGTTATAGTTGATAGAGCTTGGTGAAAACTCTCTACCTCTTCTGTTGTCAAGAAATGGGTCATCTTCGACTACccaattttcaatgtcaaaaatTGTCTCAACATTAATTGGATCATGGAACAAGGACAACCAATATCAACTCAAGCAGAAGTAAACGAACAGGGACAAccaaaaattaacaacaatatTCACAGCTACTTGCAGAATATTCACAGCTACAAAAATTAACGAACGAAatattcacatttcacatcaatatTCACAACAATATTCAAAGCAAACGAACATGTACTTGACCATTTGAAgtcgtaaaaaaataaaagaacagagAAAACAAGATACATACCTGTGGCAAGAATCGATGGATCAACAGAGGGAAGAACCGATGGGTCAACAGAGGGAAGAATCGATGCCACTGTTGTACTCTCCTACAAGTTCAACAGAGGGAAAAAGATGAAACAGAGGATAGCGAAAGgcgaaagaaaaaagaaacaagtaaAAACTCATCTAACCTTATGCTCAGAATTGAAACGGTGATCAAGGATTCAAGAGTCTTCTTCTCATCTGCTCTTCTTCGCGACTGAGAGTGAAATGGGTTTGacaatttcttgaaattaattaggtCTTCTTCTCACTTCCGCTGCTCTGCAATGCATTCGTCCCTCTACTCTTGTCGTTTTGGGCattaggatataaaaaaaaaactcgggtCTCAGCCGGGTGTGGCCGGGCCGGCCGGGTCCCTGACCCTTTGGGTCAACCGGGTCTGACCGGGCCAATTCCTAGCCTGTTTTTTGCTTAGACCCGACCCACCCACAGacccgggtcgaccgggttccaggtcgacccgccgggccgggtcTTAAAACACTGATTTGGTAGCTTATTAGTTTATTTAGACttggattatttattttacaaactttgggtttttttttgggttttgttttgtaaaCTATAAACATTAGTtagctttgatttttatttagaataatattttgtatgtaACAAGATTATTTATTCTCTTAGTTCTTTATGaattattaaagattaattGTCTTTGTAACATTCATTCTTATACTTTTAGTTCTTGATTCTTTATATTCAAAAGGTAAAGATTTTCATTCAATAACTTCTATTTCTTGATTCAGGTAATTATTTGgtggtttttttatcaatctaaTTTTAGgttgtattttttcttgtttataggTTCTAGGGTTATTAACATGTAGATTCACATCACTTTATATGAATCAAGAGAGAGACacacaaatttattaaaaaacattttacgaTTTGAGAGCTACAAACATGTCTGATACAAAACTAAATAAGCTTTAATGATTAAAACTCATGAAGCAACTTATGAACCTTTAGAGGAATTGACATCCAATAACTATCCATCACCTTCCAAGAAAGCAATGCAAAGAAAAGCAATTGAAGTTtttgaacttgattttattACCGTCATAGTAGTACAAATAATAactttatcttaattttattaagtaagATGAGTGTTAATTATATTCAAACCAATGTTGTGTGTGATTATTGTGAATGAAATACTCAAATATCAATTGCCAAATAGTAAGCCTTTTGCTAAACCAAATTTCAaggaaattaattatatgtttaatttttaatgtcaaaacaatccttatttaaatatatttatggaaTATTTGTTTTAACCGTTTAAATacattttggattcttttgctttaaattatttttttttagtatttttagattgttttatatGATGAggtcaaaaattatttaaaaaaaaacattattttgatgtattttcaagcaaaaaaccactttaaaaaacatcatctaTTATAATCTTAAATACGTTATTAATCTCGATTAAAGAAATCACCTTAATATTTAATGGAGCAACAATCAAAGGGAAACTAGACCAACTAAAGATTTCCTATAGTAAAATAGAAGCCAACATTTGAGCAATTGCATATTAATATTCCTTTTGTTTGGAAGCTTTAGAGAAAATTCCTAAATATGCCAATGGAAGTTGGAAGCTGGAAGAGTACGAGACAATGATGCTAATTGAAGAGAGTAGGAATTTCTTTAAACAAGGAAGCCAAAAGTAGAAGATATTAGGTATAACactgagaaaataaaatcatccaTTTAAGAGACACCTAAGTAGGAATTTAAGCCATTACCATCTCATCTAAGGTCCGCTTACTTAGacaaatatttatctcttccaATTATCTCATCATCTTTGAGTGtcctagaaaaagaaaagttgcttaggaattttttattattattatcaaagagATAGTCCTTGTTTtgaatcattaaaattttttatagatatttattttgattattaaaacttgattgtgataagtttttattaaaaaaacgtacttttgataaaaagttttttatttttaatttttgtttaaacaaaAGAACACATTAATAAGGCAAGTAGTTtccatccaaaaaaatatagttctaAAGAAACTCTTaccgaaaaaacaaatatccaaCAGAAAAAATGGATTATTCTCATTCACCGCCGCGAACGCTAGGAGGAGGTGgaggtgaagaagaagaagtaggaATAGAATGTGGAAAATGGGTGGAGCTGCCGGAGGGTGATGGCGTCGATCCTGAAGAGGGTAGGTGCAATCGGCATATTGGCAAACGTAGAGAGAGTGTGCAAGACATGGCGCAACATCTGCAAGGAACCTTCCATGTGGAGATCTATCGATATGCGTAATTTGGGTGATATTTGGGACATGGATTATGATATGGTCAAAATCTGTAGGCACGCTGTCGATCGCAGCTCAGGTGCTTTGCTTCATATCAATATCGAGTATTTCGGCACGGATGACCTCCTCCTTTACATAGCCGATAGGTATTCTTGATAATTCATCCAATTTCTTGtgcttatttttaaataattttttttgggataGTTCTTGGAAACATTCTTGTGAGAGATGTATTCATGTTCAGATCTTCAATATGCATGTAGAGGCCCTTAGGATTGTTGAATTCCTAGTCTTGgaatttaatgttgtttttgttaGGTCAAGGAACCTCAGATTCCCGTAACTGTATAAATATTGTGTTTGTTGGGTGATTAGTGATCTCACTTTCTTAATGTAAGATTCTTGAAGACCAAATTTTCCCCTCAAATGGGGAATTGCTTTCCCGTGCTAATTGTCCTCATTCTCGGGAATTTTCCATTAGGAGGTGTTCAAGAATCCGTTAATTCCACAGGGAAT from the Populus nigra chromosome 9, ddPopNigr1.1, whole genome shotgun sequence genome contains:
- the LOC133703251 gene encoding probable glutathione S-transferase parC gives rise to the protein MANEVVLLDLKLSPFAARVRIALEEKGIEYKSEVEDLRNKSSTLLKTNPVHQKIPVLIHNGRPICESMVIVQYIDEAWSHKPSLLPSDPYRRAHARFWADYIDKKMYPTGRNLWASEGELKESSKKDLIQCFKILEEELGDKLYFGDESFGYIDLALISFHSFFYTFETLGNWSMGAEFPKLVEWGERCLQKESVSKSLSDQKEVYEVILQIFKQKLGIE